GCGGTGGCGCCGGTGCACCACCTTGGCGCATGACACCCCCGCGATGCGGTGATCCCTCACCACTGTGGTGCAGCGGCCCCGGCACGACTCCGCCGAAACTTCTCCAACATCATGTTTTATAGCGCCAAAACAGCTTTGGCACGGGAGCTGCAAAAACCTCCCTGCCAGGCGGGGCCCCGCCCGTCTGCAGCGAACCGCGGCGCTGAATGACCGCGTCCAAAGCAGAAAATCAGTTCGGTCACGGAAACCTATGAAAGGCACTGCATACCGGATGTCCCGGCAACGACCGTTCACCACCTCCCGGGTGATGCCGTGGCACAGACGGTTTTCAGGTTCCGCCCATCCACTGGAGACACGCATGAACACGCTAGCCAAGACCCTTCTCACCGGTGCCCTGTCGTCCGTCACTGCCTTCGCCGGTGCCGAGGGCATCCGCGCCAACGTCACGCTCGCGTCCGACTACACGTTCCGCGGCGTGTCCCAGACCGACAATCAGATGGCCTTGCAGGGCGGTTTCGATTGGGCGCACGCAAGCGACGTCTATGTCGGGGCCTGGGCCTCCAATGTCGATTCCGACTTCTTCGGTGGTGCCAAGGACCCGCAGCTCGAAACCAACCTGTACGCGGGTTATGCGACTGCGCTGGGCGCGTTTACGTATGACTTCGGCATCCTGGTCTATTTTTATCCGGGCGCGGACGCCCCCGCCGCCGACGACCTCCGGACCGTCGAGTTCTACGTCAGTGGCGGGTACGCGCTGACCAAGGCCTTCGCGCTCAACGCCAAGCTGTACTACGCCGACGAGCTGAACTTCGCCGGCAACCACGGCGACGGCCTGTACCTCATCGTCGGGGCCGACTATGCGCTGCTGGACAACTTGTCGCTGTCGGCCGCCGTCGGCCACAGCAGCGGCGGCGCCTTCGAGACCTTCGGCGGCCCCGCTGGTCCGGACAGCTATATGGACTACCGCATCGGTGTCTCCACCACCTTCGCCGGCGCCAACCTCGCGCTCAGCTGGATTGACAGCAACGACGATGCCGAGGCGCTGTTCGGTGACAGCGTCACCGACGGCCGCGTCGTGTTCACGTTGTCAAAAAGCTTCTAGGGAAACGCTGGCTTATAGGCGTACTCAATGCAGAGGCGCAGAGACGCAGAGAAAATCATGAACCGCCCCGTCCCGGGCGGTGATTGCCCAAAGGAGAATCACCATGAAACTGGTCACTGCCATCATCAAGCCCTTCAAGCTCGATGACGTCCGCGAGGCCCTGTCGGAGATCGGCGTGCAGGGTGTCACTGTTATCGAGGTGAAGGGCTTCGGTCGCCAGAAGGGCCACACCGAACTGTACCGGGGCGCCGAATACGTAGTCGATTTCCTGCCCAAGGTGAAACTCGAAGTCGCCGTCAAGGCCGAGCTCGCCGAGCGCGCCATCGAGGCGATCAGCGCCGCCGCCAACACCGGCAAGATCGGTGACGGCAAGATCTTCGTCACGGCACTCGAACAGGTCATCCGTATCCGCACCGGTGAGACCGGCGCGGACGCACTGTAAAGAGGGGAATTCAGTATGTCGAGACTCATCAAACAGTACTTCGGTCTGCTGGCCCTGTCCGGCCTCCCGGGCCTGGCACTGGCCGCAGAGACGACACTGAGTGCGGGTGACACGGCGTGGATGCTGACAGCCACGGCGCTGGTGCTGTTCATGACCATTCCCGGCCTGTCGCTGTTCTACGCCGGCATGGTGCGGGCCAAGAACGTGCTGTCGGTCATGATGCAGTGTTTTGCCATCACCGCTCTGATCTCTGTGCTATGGGTGCTGTACGGCTACAGCCTGGTGTTCGACACGGCCGGCATGATGGCAGGGACGGTGAATGTCGCAAGCTTCGTCGGTGGGCTCGGCAAGGCCTTCATGCGCGGCGTCACCGTGGACAGTCTGACGGCGACGATCCCGGAGACGGTGTTCGCGACCTTCCAGATGACCTTCGCCATCATCACGCCCGCCCTGATCGTCGGCGCCTTCGCCGAGCGTATGCGGTTCGCTGCCATGCTGTGGTTCATGGCCGTCTGGTTCACCGTGGTCTACGCGCCGATCGCACACATGGTGTGGGGCGGCGACGGCGCGTTGCTGTGGGACTGGGGCGTGCTCGATTTCGCGGGCGGCACGGTGGTCCACATCAATGCGGGTATTGCGGGTTTCGTGGCCTGCCTGGTCCTGGGCAAGCGCAAGGGCTTTCCCACCACCGCCATGCCGCCGCATAACCTGACCTATACCCTTATTGGCGCTTCCATGCTGTGGGTGGGCTGGTTTGGCTTCAATGCCGGTTCCGCCGTGGCTGCCGACGGTTCCGCGGGCATGGCCATGCTGACCACCCAGGTTGCTACCGCCGCTGCCGCACTGGCCTGGATGTTTGCCGAGTGGCTGAGCCATGGCAAACCGTCCGTGCTGGGCATCGCCTCCGGCGCCGTGGCCGGCCTGGTCGCGGTCACGCCGGCTTCCGGCACCTGCGGGCCCATGGGCGCCTTGCTGCCCGGCATCATTGCCGGCGTACTGTGCTTCCTGGCCTCCACCAAGCTCAAGCGGGCCGCGGGCTACGATGATTCTCTCGACGTTTTTGGTGTGCATGCCGTCGGTGGACTGGTCGGCGCCATCCTGACCGGCCTGTTCGCGGACGTCTCCTTCGGCGGCAAGGGTCTGGCCGAAGGCGTGACCATCGGCGCTCAACTCTGGATCCAGATCAAGGGCAGCCTGTTCACCGTGATCTATACTGGCGTAATGAGTTTCATCATCCTCAAGGTGATCGATGTGCTGGTGGGGCTGCGCGTGAGCGAAGAAGAAGAGACCGAAGGTCTCGACATCGCTCTGCATGACGAGCGCGGCTACAACCTCTGACCCTGTCCCGACGTCTCCCATCAAGCCCTGGAATCACCGAGATTCCAGGGCTTTTTTGTCCAAAATCGCCTGAATCGCCGCTTTATACCAAGTTTCCAGGGCGTGCACGCACCCCCCCTGCGGGATCAGGCCGCGCCTCAAG
The Gammaproteobacteria bacterium genome window above contains:
- a CDS encoding ammonium transporter: MSRLIKQYFGLLALSGLPGLALAAETTLSAGDTAWMLTATALVLFMTIPGLSLFYAGMVRAKNVLSVMMQCFAITALISVLWVLYGYSLVFDTAGMMAGTVNVASFVGGLGKAFMRGVTVDSLTATIPETVFATFQMTFAIITPALIVGAFAERMRFAAMLWFMAVWFTVVYAPIAHMVWGGDGALLWDWGVLDFAGGTVVHINAGIAGFVACLVLGKRKGFPTTAMPPHNLTYTLIGASMLWVGWFGFNAGSAVAADGSAGMAMLTTQVATAAAALAWMFAEWLSHGKPSVLGIASGAVAGLVAVTPASGTCGPMGALLPGIIAGVLCFLASTKLKRAAGYDDSLDVFGVHAVGGLVGAILTGLFADVSFGGKGLAEGVTIGAQLWIQIKGSLFTVIYTGVMSFIILKVIDVLVGLRVSEEEETEGLDIALHDERGYNL
- a CDS encoding TorF family putative porin, which produces MNTLAKTLLTGALSSVTAFAGAEGIRANVTLASDYTFRGVSQTDNQMALQGGFDWAHASDVYVGAWASNVDSDFFGGAKDPQLETNLYAGYATALGAFTYDFGILVYFYPGADAPAADDLRTVEFYVSGGYALTKAFALNAKLYYADELNFAGNHGDGLYLIVGADYALLDNLSLSAAVGHSSGGAFETFGGPAGPDSYMDYRIGVSTTFAGANLALSWIDSNDDAEALFGDSVTDGRVVFTLSKSF
- a CDS encoding P-II family nitrogen regulator, translating into MKLVTAIIKPFKLDDVREALSEIGVQGVTVIEVKGFGRQKGHTELYRGAEYVVDFLPKVKLEVAVKAELAERAIEAISAAANTGKIGDGKIFVTALEQVIRIRTGETGADAL